From the genome of Phreatobacter cathodiphilus, one region includes:
- a CDS encoding ricin-type beta-trefoil lectin domain protein encodes MARTPLLTLAALLVSGAAFAQGAPGDATFCRQYADTVATAAEDAIRSNPACLDPGRGVHGDRDMHRQWCARTPQDRVESASVHVRRLAARCGALLVAPQDYGGYAIVGDGQMEQPYGRARQWQVNAAFSGRLFMYCVAETRIGDSTVRIGVDRAMPGDGMQWQLAVPVKSNPDWQGRLEIDGSEPAGRAGADVSGTAVFDWTIAWLNMGQVDALRNGQQAVMGVGRADYDFSLAGIAAAITKVEECRQRLGRATPASAGGQAPSRPQFDAPAPRQTQAQPPRQPAVVNAPTIFALRSNTGLCVRHVGGNGPGSADLVLARCDAATMFNFVTTGDAIRLSERHGTCASVNRMPEPPEEVMMIPCRDTQDRWRFNEGTGQIRNGDNYCWSLAGPARPGTKIVGTPCRPNVANQRFDVQM; translated from the coding sequence ATGGCAAGAACGCCCCTCCTGACCCTCGCAGCCCTCCTGGTCTCCGGTGCCGCCTTCGCCCAGGGCGCGCCCGGCGACGCCACGTTTTGCCGGCAATATGCCGACACGGTCGCCACCGCCGCCGAGGATGCGATCCGCTCCAATCCCGCCTGTCTCGACCCCGGCCGCGGCGTTCACGGCGACCGCGACATGCACCGCCAGTGGTGCGCCCGCACCCCGCAGGATCGCGTGGAGAGCGCGTCTGTGCACGTCCGCCGGCTCGCGGCCCGCTGCGGCGCCCTGCTCGTGGCGCCGCAGGACTACGGCGGCTATGCCATCGTCGGCGACGGCCAGATGGAACAGCCCTACGGCCGCGCCCGCCAGTGGCAGGTGAACGCCGCCTTCAGCGGCCGCCTGTTCATGTACTGCGTGGCCGAGACCCGGATCGGCGACAGCACCGTGCGCATCGGCGTCGACCGCGCCATGCCCGGCGACGGCATGCAGTGGCAGCTGGCCGTGCCGGTCAAGTCGAACCCGGACTGGCAGGGGCGCCTGGAGATAGACGGCAGTGAGCCCGCCGGCCGCGCCGGCGCCGACGTCAGCGGCACGGCCGTCTTCGACTGGACCATCGCCTGGCTGAACATGGGCCAGGTGGACGCGCTGCGGAACGGCCAGCAGGCCGTCATGGGGGTCGGCCGCGCCGATTACGACTTCAGCCTCGCGGGCATCGCCGCCGCCATTACCAAGGTGGAGGAGTGCCGCCAGCGCCTCGGCCGCGCGACGCCCGCCTCGGCCGGGGGGCAGGCCCCCTCGCGGCCGCAGTTCGATGCGCCGGCGCCGCGCCAGACCCAGGCCCAGCCGCCGCGCCAGCCGGCGGTGGTCAATGCGCCGACCATCTTCGCCCTGCGCTCCAATACCGGGCTCTGCGTGCGCCATGTCGGCGGCAACGGCCCCGGGTCCGCCGATCTCGTGCTGGCCCGCTGCGACGCCGCCACCATGTTCAACTTCGTCACCACCGGCGACGCGATCCGCCTGTCGGAGCGCCACGGCACCTGCGCCAGCGTCAACCGCATGCCGGAGCCGCCGGAGGAGGTCATGATGATCCCGTGCCGCGACACGCAGGACCGCTGGCGCTTCAACGAGGGCACCGGCCAGATCCGCAACGGCGACAATTACTGCTGGTCCCTGGCCGGCCCGGCCCGGCCCGGCACCAAGATCGTCGGCACGCCCTGCCGGCCCAACGTCGCCAACCAGCGCTTCGACGTGCAGATGTGA
- a CDS encoding superoxide dismutase: MNRRHALKLFGTAAAIGATMSIPASHRVFAQAASGPFTLPPIGYAYDALEPHIDKMTMEIHHTRHHAAFLATINNAAKTYDELKPANTEKVLRNLSAVPENLRPGVRNTLGGYWNHVHFWDIMTPGGAKQPSGPLLQAINATFGDVDKMRQQFNQASVGRFGSGWGWLVVGRDGKLAVVSTPNQDNPLMDGVKGVVMGIDVWEHAYYLKYQNRRPDYVTTWWNVVNWDKAAANFQKAMG; encoded by the coding sequence ATGAACCGACGCCACGCCCTCAAGCTGTTCGGCACCGCCGCCGCCATCGGCGCCACGATGTCCATCCCGGCGAGCCACAGGGTCTTCGCCCAGGCCGCCAGCGGGCCCTTCACCCTGCCCCCGATCGGCTATGCCTACGACGCGCTGGAGCCGCACATCGACAAGATGACGATGGAGATCCACCACACGCGTCACCACGCGGCCTTCCTCGCCACCATCAACAATGCCGCCAAGACCTATGACGAGCTGAAGCCCGCCAATACCGAGAAGGTCCTGCGCAACCTCTCCGCCGTGCCGGAAAACCTGCGCCCCGGCGTCCGCAATACGCTCGGAGGCTACTGGAACCACGTGCACTTCTGGGACATCATGACCCCCGGCGGCGCCAAGCAGCCCTCCGGGCCGCTGCTCCAGGCGATCAACGCGACCTTCGGCGACGTCGACAAGATGCGCCAGCAGTTCAACCAGGCCTCCGTCGGCCGCTTCGGCTCGGGCTGGGGCTGGCTGGTGGTCGGCCGCGACGGCAAGCTCGCCGTCGTCTCCACGCCCAACCAGGACAATCCGCTGATGGACGGCGTCAAGGGCGTGGTCATGGGCATCGACGTGTGGGAGCACGCCTATTACCTCAAGTACCAGAACCGCCGCCCCGACTACGTGACCACCTGGTGGAACGTGGTGAACTGGGACAAGGCCGCCGCCAACTTCCAGAAGGCGATGGGCTGA
- a CDS encoding SLATT domain-containing protein, translating into MSSETPPVGPLVAASDLQQRLTDTAERYCRYGRMTAGAQFEAGRRHKSASRTSNLSIVILSTWVFSASVVLLVFDATLNPTAKSALVSMSMIFSFFVVAFSLLEASKRHEVRSELFLQSARAIGEICKSLEINILLNKVTAENIDKFNVDYHRALTRIHDNHAEMDFQIHRMRTSKSTVDTTTWRGYFTYLRRFYWRLIFQLYIWQTVLMAFIAPVAAFCVLYVLYTSQYLTK; encoded by the coding sequence TTGTCATCCGAAACCCCTCCAGTCGGCCCGCTAGTAGCTGCTTCAGATCTCCAGCAACGACTGACCGACACAGCAGAGCGCTATTGCCGATATGGCCGCATGACGGCAGGCGCTCAATTTGAGGCGGGCCGCAGGCACAAGAGTGCCTCTCGTACCTCAAATCTCTCGATTGTCATTCTATCAACTTGGGTCTTCTCGGCATCTGTCGTACTGCTAGTGTTTGATGCCACTCTCAATCCAACAGCAAAATCGGCTCTTGTGTCGATGAGCATGATATTTTCGTTCTTCGTAGTGGCATTCAGCCTACTCGAAGCAAGCAAACGACATGAAGTTCGGAGCGAATTGTTTCTTCAGTCCGCACGCGCAATTGGCGAAATATGCAAATCACTTGAAATCAATATCTTACTTAACAAAGTCACCGCGGAAAATATCGACAAATTTAATGTAGACTATCATCGCGCCCTCACCCGAATCCATGACAATCACGCGGAAATGGACTTCCAAATCCATCGAATGCGGACATCAAAGTCAACAGTGGACACAACGACATGGCGAGGATATTTTACATATTTACGCCGCTTTTATTGGAGATTGATATTCCAGCTATACATTTGGCAAACTGTCTTGATGGCATTCATAGCACCGGTAGCGGCCTTCTGCGTTCTGTACGTTCTGTATACATCGCAGTACCTCACAAAGTAG
- a CDS encoding NYN domain-containing protein, whose product MSTGNERIALFIDGANLYATAKTLGFDIDYKRLLGEFRSRGYLLRAYYYTALVEDQEYSSIRPLIDWLDYNGFTVVTKAAKEFTDSMGRRKVKGNMDIELAVDAMELAPRVDHIVLFSGDGDFRSLVEALQRRGVKVSVVSTVSVQPAMIADELRRQADEFIDLAHLAQRVGRDPSERPLRAPGADVPGFVRDRPRPPRPIAPTSPVAGDDFADR is encoded by the coding sequence ATGTCGACTGGAAACGAACGCATTGCCCTCTTCATCGACGGGGCTAACCTTTACGCCACTGCAAAAACACTTGGGTTCGATATCGACTACAAGCGGCTGCTCGGCGAGTTCCGGAGCCGCGGCTACCTGTTGCGGGCGTACTATTACACCGCTCTGGTGGAGGACCAGGAATATTCCTCCATCCGCCCGCTGATCGACTGGCTCGACTACAACGGCTTCACCGTGGTCACCAAGGCCGCCAAGGAGTTCACCGATTCCATGGGCCGCCGGAAGGTGAAGGGCAATATGGACATCGAGCTGGCGGTGGACGCCATGGAGCTCGCGCCGCGCGTCGACCACATCGTGCTGTTCTCCGGCGACGGCGACTTCCGCTCGCTGGTGGAGGCGCTGCAGCGCCGCGGCGTCAAGGTCTCGGTGGTCTCCACCGTCTCGGTCCAGCCGGCGATGATCGCCGACGAGTTGCGCCGGCAGGCCGACGAGTTCATCGACCTCGCCCATCTCGCCCAGCGCGTCGGACGCGACCCCTCCGAGCGGCCGCTCCGGGCGCCGGGCGCCGACGTGCCGGGTTTCGTGCGTGACCGCCCGCGGCCGCCGCGGCCCATCGCCCCCACCTCCCCGGTCGCCGGCGACGATTTCGCCGACCGCTGA
- the acpS gene encoding holo-ACP synthase → MIIGIGSDLCDIRRIEKSLERHGERFTHRLFTDVERARAEGRAHRAATYAKRFAAKEACAKALGTGIRRGVFWKDMGVANMPSGAPTMILTGGALERAKALTPAGHRLVIHLTITDDFPMAQAFVILEALAETPAAAG, encoded by the coding sequence GTGATCATCGGCATCGGCTCCGACCTCTGCGACATCCGCCGCATCGAGAAGTCGCTGGAGCGCCACGGCGAGCGCTTCACCCACCGCCTCTTCACCGATGTGGAGCGGGCGCGGGCGGAGGGGAGGGCGCACCGCGCCGCCACCTATGCCAAGCGCTTCGCGGCGAAGGAGGCCTGCGCCAAGGCGCTCGGCACCGGCATCCGCCGCGGGGTCTTCTGGAAGGACATGGGCGTCGCCAACATGCCCTCCGGCGCGCCCACCATGATCCTCACCGGCGGCGCGCTTGAGCGGGCGAAGGCGCTCACCCCCGCCGGCCATCGCCTCGTCATCCACCTGACCATCACCGACGATTTCCCGATGGCGCAGGCTTTCGTCATCCTCGAGGCCTTGGCGGAGACGCCCGCCGCGGCGGGATGA
- a CDS encoding PIN domain-containing protein, which translates to MYQGAGIAVPVEDEEKIKQLVSQGKISAVSLDTNVFDSHKLNFSSPSFRALERLPSIPFSVVISSTVKNEVQRHIEKAASEALRNVKEALGHAIFVFGTMSPSRDEMLSQVTGGRNPADIADKRLRDFIKNTNAYLIDDTRIVATSAIFSAYFDGKPPFKRGKKTEFPDALALFGLEQAAVKLDTRYLIVSEDRDWRDFCEESKHLYIVDRLEKALAIIQSAPIALRRSVLDWLGRTGEGRDVLRAELTEYVETRDVDAYAFPSSGEVDIEAWSPELVDLVWPSEVDIDIIEIGKGDVGTVLTVTVPLTAKIKTTLDLAFSIWDSVDRESVPLAGRSVELEKSKDILATIVIKARSVAENKYEFEIESIEYDLDRISVSLGEVDIFEFEEPDYE; encoded by the coding sequence GTGTATCAGGGAGCAGGGATTGCTGTGCCTGTGGAGGACGAGGAAAAAATCAAACAGCTTGTGTCGCAGGGGAAAATATCAGCTGTATCACTGGATACAAATGTATTTGACAGCCATAAGCTAAATTTTAGTAGTCCAAGTTTTCGTGCTCTTGAGCGGCTACCATCAATACCGTTCTCTGTTGTCATCTCGAGTACTGTAAAAAACGAAGTGCAGCGGCATATCGAGAAAGCGGCTAGTGAGGCGCTGCGGAATGTGAAAGAAGCGTTGGGCCATGCTATATTTGTGTTTGGTACAATGTCTCCTAGTCGAGATGAAATGCTGTCTCAGGTCACTGGAGGAAGGAATCCTGCAGATATCGCAGATAAGCGGCTTCGGGATTTCATAAAGAACACAAATGCGTATTTGATTGACGATACTAGAATCGTGGCGACGTCCGCGATTTTTTCAGCCTATTTTGATGGCAAGCCCCCCTTTAAGCGCGGTAAGAAGACCGAGTTTCCAGATGCTCTAGCGCTATTTGGACTGGAGCAGGCTGCGGTAAAGCTAGACACTCGGTATCTGATCGTTTCCGAAGACAGAGATTGGCGTGATTTCTGTGAAGAGTCCAAGCATTTGTATATAGTCGACAGATTGGAGAAAGCGCTCGCAATCATTCAAAGCGCCCCAATTGCTCTGCGTAGGTCAGTGCTTGATTGGCTGGGCAGAACTGGAGAGGGAAGAGATGTTCTGCGTGCTGAACTGACAGAATATGTAGAAACACGCGATGTGGATGCATACGCCTTCCCAAGTTCTGGGGAAGTGGATATCGAAGCGTGGTCTCCTGAATTGGTGGATCTGGTCTGGCCTTCTGAAGTTGATATTGATATTATCGAGATCGGAAAGGGGGATGTCGGTACAGTTTTAACTGTAACGGTGCCGCTGACGGCGAAAATTAAGACGACATTAGATTTGGCTTTTTCGATTTGGGATTCGGTAGATCGTGAGTCTGTGCCGCTGGCGGGTCGATCAGTGGAGTTAGAGAAAAGTAAAGACATTCTTGCTACGATCGTCATTAAGGCAAGGAGCGTAGCGGAAAATAAATACGAATTCGAGATCGAATCTATTGAATATGATTTGGATCGGATTAGCGTTAGTCTAGGAGAGGTGGACATTTTTGAGTTTGAAGAGCCAGACTATGAATGA
- a CDS encoding VOC family protein yields the protein MTYKLDHVVIHVSDWERSNAFYRDVLGAEVVPRGAGFAYRIGDIRLNCHGPGVTVNAVARVPVMPGNSDICFVWDGPISGAAEHLTRLGVPVELGPVATNGVGGPATSVYFRDPDGSLLEFLSYHGQVSA from the coding sequence ATGACCTACAAGCTCGACCACGTGGTCATCCACGTCAGCGACTGGGAGCGCTCCAACGCCTTCTACCGCGACGTTCTGGGGGCGGAGGTGGTGCCGCGCGGCGCCGGCTTCGCCTACAGGATCGGCGACATCCGCCTGAACTGCCACGGCCCCGGCGTCACCGTGAACGCCGTGGCGCGGGTTCCGGTCATGCCCGGCAATTCCGACATCTGCTTCGTCTGGGACGGGCCGATCAGCGGGGCGGCCGAGCACCTGACGCGGCTCGGCGTGCCGGTCGAGCTCGGGCCGGTGGCGACCAATGGGGTCGGCGGGCCAGCGACCTCGGTCTATTTCCGCGACCCCGACGGCTCGCTGCTGGAATTCCTGAGCTATCACGGCCAGGTCTCGGCCTGA
- the pyrE gene encoding orotate phosphoribosyltransferase yields MTPDDVLAEFRAAGALLEGHFILSSGRRSPVFLQKMFVFMDPERTARLCAALAEKVRAQFGRIDYVVSPAVGGIVPGYETARQLGAKAIFVERENGEFTLRRGFEIPSGARVLVVEDIVTTGLSTRECLAAIAGHPGETVGAAVLVDRSGGKVDVGVPLVSLLSWYVPDYAADALPPELEALPAVKPGSRGIQGAKP; encoded by the coding sequence ATGACCCCTGACGACGTGCTCGCCGAATTCCGCGCCGCGGGCGCCCTGCTCGAAGGCCATTTCATCCTGTCCTCGGGCCGTCGGTCCCCGGTTTTCCTGCAGAAGATGTTCGTGTTCATGGACCCGGAGCGAACGGCGCGGCTCTGCGCGGCCCTCGCCGAGAAGGTGCGCGCGCAGTTCGGCCGCATCGACTATGTCGTCTCGCCGGCCGTCGGCGGCATCGTGCCGGGCTACGAGACGGCCCGCCAGCTCGGCGCCAAGGCCATCTTCGTCGAGCGCGAGAACGGCGAGTTCACGCTCCGCCGCGGCTTCGAGATCCCTTCAGGAGCCCGCGTGCTGGTGGTCGAGGACATCGTCACCACGGGCCTCTCCACCCGCGAATGCCTCGCGGCGATTGCCGGCCATCCCGGCGAGACGGTGGGCGCGGCGGTGCTGGTGGACCGCTCGGGGGGCAAGGTCGATGTCGGCGTGCCGCTGGTCTCGCTCCTCTCCTGGTACGTGCCCGACTATGCCGCCGACGCCCTGCCGCCGGAGCTCGAGGCCCTGCCGGCGGTGAAGCCCGGCTCGCGCGGCATCCAGGGAGCCAAGCCTTGA
- a CDS encoding uracil-DNA glycosylase, whose amino-acid sequence MACPDQPGRDCPLCPRLVAFRERQRAAHADWHNAPVPSFGGADARLLIVGLAPGLQGANRTGRPFTGDWAGDLLYETLIGFGFAAGTYDERPDDGLVLLDTRITNAVRCVPPENKPTTEEIATCRGFLAATIAAMPKLRAVVTLGKIGHDSAVRALGLKPSRVPFSHGGVHALGAVTLFSSYHCSRYNTNTGVLTPQMFRAVFAAVRRHLDGA is encoded by the coding sequence ATGGCCTGTCCGGACCAGCCGGGGCGCGACTGCCCCCTCTGCCCGCGCCTCGTCGCCTTCCGCGAGCGGCAGCGGGCGGCCCATGCCGACTGGCACAATGCGCCGGTGCCCTCCTTCGGCGGCGCCGATGCGCGCCTGCTCATCGTCGGCCTGGCGCCCGGCCTGCAGGGCGCCAACCGCACGGGGCGGCCCTTCACCGGCGACTGGGCCGGCGACCTCCTCTACGAGACGCTGATCGGCTTCGGCTTCGCCGCCGGCACCTATGACGAGCGGCCCGACGACGGGCTCGTTCTCCTCGACACCCGCATCACCAATGCGGTGCGTTGCGTGCCGCCCGAGAACAAGCCGACGACGGAGGAGATCGCCACCTGCCGCGGCTTCCTGGCCGCCACCATCGCCGCCATGCCGAAGCTCCGGGCGGTGGTGACGCTCGGCAAGATCGGCCACGACAGCGCCGTCCGGGCCCTCGGGCTCAAGCCCTCGCGGGTGCCGTTCAGCCACGGCGGCGTCCATGCGCTCGGCGCCGTCACGCTGTTCTCCAGCTATCACTGCTCGCGCTACAACACGAATACCGGCGTACTCACGCCGCAGATGTTCCGCGCCGTCTTCGCCGCCGTCCGCCGCCACCTCGACGGGGCGTGA
- a CDS encoding RICIN domain-containing protein, whose protein sequence is MRYGHLVVVLAGLAASSPARAQVEPWGGNVPGWTFSQGAEARNAVNCRAVQGSTVISRVSTGRTYLSVPAPANLPVGRYTEGRASVVVGGQAEPVDADRQSGGRLLFFIDAGLYPALTRARGFQWRVSGPGGGIVSGSVGLSGDVGQAIAELGRCLAANRSAAAPSPQPPRPVQPQGQSGGVVSLFSQSEGGLCLGAAAGMLNIGLVTECRKPPARLRIDAAARRIRLGDQPNLCLSFAVGTFAQINDLMVAPCDRITVDLVYDRASMQIRSPQGNVCVGAEGGLRDFAKLKMQPCSASAPGQRWVLNAPIAAPLARP, encoded by the coding sequence ATGCGTTACGGTCATCTCGTCGTCGTGCTGGCGGGGCTCGCCGCCAGTTCTCCTGCGCGCGCCCAGGTGGAGCCTTGGGGTGGCAATGTCCCCGGCTGGACGTTCTCGCAAGGCGCCGAGGCGCGCAATGCCGTCAATTGCCGCGCCGTCCAGGGCTCGACGGTCATCTCGCGGGTGAGCACGGGCCGCACCTATCTGTCGGTGCCGGCACCGGCCAATCTGCCGGTGGGGCGCTACACCGAAGGGCGAGCGTCGGTTGTCGTCGGCGGCCAGGCGGAGCCGGTGGATGCCGACCGCCAGAGCGGCGGACGCCTTCTCTTCTTCATCGATGCCGGCCTCTATCCCGCGCTGACGCGGGCGAGGGGGTTCCAGTGGCGCGTCTCGGGGCCCGGAGGCGGCATCGTCTCCGGATCGGTGGGGCTGTCGGGTGACGTCGGCCAGGCCATCGCGGAACTCGGCCGTTGCCTCGCCGCCAACCGTTCCGCGGCGGCGCCCTCGCCGCAACCGCCGCGTCCGGTCCAGCCCCAGGGACAGAGCGGCGGCGTCGTGTCGCTCTTCTCGCAGTCTGAAGGCGGCCTGTGTCTCGGCGCCGCCGCGGGCATGCTGAACATCGGCCTCGTCACCGAATGCCGGAAGCCGCCCGCCCGGCTCAGGATCGATGCCGCCGCCCGGCGCATCCGGCTGGGCGACCAGCCGAACCTCTGCCTCAGCTTCGCGGTGGGCACCTTCGCCCAGATCAACGACCTGATGGTCGCCCCCTGCGACCGCATCACGGTCGACCTCGTCTACGACCGCGCCTCGATGCAGATCCGCAGCCCGCAGGGCAATGTCTGCGTCGGCGCAGAGGGGGGCCTGAGGGACTTCGCAAAGCTCAAGATGCAGCCCTGTTCGGCCAGCGCGCCAGGCCAGCGCTGGGTTCTCAACGCGCCGATCGCGGCGCCCCTGGCGCGGCCGTGA
- a CDS encoding RelA/SpoT family protein, whose amino-acid sequence MMRQYELVERVKRYNPRADEALLDRAYVYAMLAHGTQKRASGDPYFSHPLEVAAILTDLKVDDATIVSALLHDTIEDTAATKDDIREKFGAAIAELVDGLTKLKKLDLVSKQAVQAENLRKLLLAITSDVRVLLVKLADRLHNMRTLHYVPQAKRDRVAQETLDIYAPLAGRMGMHDMREELEDLAFRQINAEAYEALEQRLGRQREAAAAVIEEIETQLARKLAGEGISAEVTGRLKKPYSIYRKMERKSVSFEQLSDIVAFRILVDDIADCYAAVGIIHTTWPAVPLRFKDYISTPKGNDYRSIHTTVIGPQSQRVEMQIRTRQMHEIAEYGIAAHALYKDGAEHTESSAYAWLRRTVEMLAHGDNPEEFLEHTKLELFSDQVYCFTPKGRLIALPRKANCIDFAYAVHTDIGNHCARARINGVERPLVTELQNGDEVEIITDPKATPSPAWESIVVTGRARSAIRRATRMATRAQYLELGRRIVQTLFTRAGKPFSDDIIRAGLKRLARAGVEDVFWAVGRNEIPADDVLKAVHPDFKGEMPLGPKPGEGWFGVTGETSLKFQVPESEGAIPIRGINLDLPVRFSKEGGAVPGDRIVGIMTPGEGITIFPIQSPALAAYDNEPERWLDVRWDVDEARRARYPARIAVKSRNAPGSLAAVTQVIADNDGNIDNLRMQRTTADYTNVAIDLEVWDLKHLNAIIAGIRTLPMTAEAQRVFE is encoded by the coding sequence ATGATGCGTCAGTACGAGCTGGTGGAGCGCGTCAAGCGCTACAACCCCAGGGCCGACGAGGCCCTGCTCGACCGCGCCTATGTCTATGCCATGCTCGCCCACGGCACGCAGAAGCGCGCCTCCGGCGACCCCTATTTCTCCCATCCGCTGGAAGTGGCGGCCATCCTCACCGACCTCAAGGTGGACGACGCCACCATCGTCTCGGCCCTGCTGCACGACACGATCGAGGACACCGCCGCCACCAAGGACGACATCCGCGAGAAGTTCGGCGCCGCCATCGCCGAGCTCGTCGACGGCCTGACCAAGCTGAAGAAGCTCGACCTCGTCTCCAAACAGGCCGTGCAGGCGGAGAATTTGAGGAAGCTCCTCCTCGCCATCACCTCCGACGTGCGCGTGCTGCTGGTGAAGCTCGCCGACCGCCTGCACAACATGCGCACGCTCCACTACGTGCCCCAGGCCAAGCGCGACCGCGTCGCCCAGGAGACGCTGGACATCTACGCCCCGCTCGCCGGCCGCATGGGCATGCACGACATGCGCGAGGAGCTGGAGGACCTGGCCTTCCGCCAGATCAATGCCGAGGCCTACGAGGCCCTCGAGCAGCGCCTCGGCCGCCAGCGCGAGGCCGCCGCCGCCGTCATCGAGGAGATCGAGACCCAGCTCGCCCGCAAGCTGGCGGGGGAGGGCATCAGCGCCGAGGTCACCGGACGGCTGAAGAAGCCTTATTCGATCTACCGCAAGATGGAGCGCAAGTCGGTCTCCTTCGAGCAGCTCTCCGACATCGTCGCCTTCCGCATCCTCGTCGACGACATCGCCGACTGCTACGCCGCCGTCGGCATCATCCACACCACCTGGCCGGCCGTGCCGCTGCGCTTCAAGGACTATATCTCCACGCCGAAGGGCAACGACTACCGCTCCATCCACACCACCGTCATCGGCCCGCAGAGCCAGCGCGTCGAGATGCAGATCCGCACCCGCCAGATGCACGAGATCGCCGAATACGGCATCGCCGCCCACGCCCTTTACAAGGACGGCGCCGAGCATACCGAGAGCAGCGCCTATGCCTGGCTGCGCCGCACGGTGGAGATGCTCGCCCACGGCGACAACCCCGAGGAATTCCTCGAACACACCAAGCTCGAGCTCTTCTCCGACCAGGTCTATTGCTTCACGCCGAAGGGCCGGCTCATCGCCCTGCCGCGCAAGGCCAACTGCATCGACTTCGCCTATGCGGTGCACACCGACATCGGCAACCACTGCGCCAGAGCCCGCATCAACGGCGTCGAGCGGCCGCTCGTCACCGAGCTGCAGAACGGCGACGAGGTGGAGATCATCACCGATCCCAAGGCGACGCCGTCCCCCGCCTGGGAGAGCATCGTCGTCACCGGCCGCGCCCGCTCCGCCATCCGCCGCGCCACCCGCATGGCGACCCGCGCGCAATATCTCGAACTCGGCCGCCGCATCGTCCAGACCCTCTTCACCCGCGCCGGCAAGCCTTTTTCCGACGACATCATCCGCGCCGGCCTGAAGCGCCTCGCCCGCGCCGGTGTCGAGGACGTGTTCTGGGCGGTGGGCCGCAACGAGATCCCCGCGGACGACGTGCTGAAGGCCGTCCATCCGGACTTCAAGGGCGAGATGCCCCTCGGCCCCAAGCCCGGCGAGGGCTGGTTCGGCGTCACCGGCGAGACCTCGCTGAAATTCCAGGTGCCGGAATCGGAGGGGGCCATCCCCATCCGCGGCATCAATCTCGACCTGCCCGTGCGCTTCTCCAAGGAGGGCGGTGCCGTGCCGGGCGACCGCATCGTCGGCATCATGACGCCCGGCGAGGGGATCACCATCTTCCCCATCCAGTCGCCGGCCCTCGCGGCCTACGACAACGAGCCGGAGCGCTGGCTCGACGTGCGCTGGGACGTGGACGAGGCCCGCCGCGCCCGCTACCCCGCCCGCATCGCCGTGAAGTCGCGCAACGCACCGGGCTCGCTGGCCGCGGTGACGCAGGTGATCGCCGACAATGACGGCAACATCGACAACCTCAGGATGCAGCGCACCACGGCGGACTACACCAACGTCGCCATCGACCTCGAGGTCTGGGACCTCAAGCACCTGAACGCCATCATCGCGGGGATCCGGACCCTGCCCATGACGGCCGAGGCGCAGCGGGTGTTCGAGTAG
- the rpoZ gene encoding DNA-directed RNA polymerase subunit omega produces MARVTVEDCIDKVDNRFELVLVASHRARMLAAGSPITIDRDRDKNPVVALREIADATVSPDDLREDLIHSLQKYVEVDEPEPDMVPMIAAPGATADDADVAMDRMSEEDLLRGLEGLKPPEDTDDDDGL; encoded by the coding sequence ATGGCCCGCGTCACCGTCGAGGATTGCATCGACAAGGTCGATAACCGCTTCGAGCTCGTGCTCGTCGCCAGCCACCGCGCGCGCATGCTCGCCGCCGGCTCGCCGATCACCATCGACCGCGACCGCGACAAGAACCCCGTCGTCGCCCTGCGCGAGATCGCCGACGCTACCGTCTCGCCCGACGACCTGCGCGAGGACCTGATCCACTCGCTGCAGAAGTATGTCGAGGTGGACGAGCCCGAGCCGGACATGGTGCCGATGATCGCCGCCCCCGGCGCCACCGCCGACGACGCCGACGTCGCCATGGACCGCATGAGCGAGGAAGACCTGCTGCGCGGCCTGGAAGGCCTGAAGCCGCCGGAGGACACCGACGACGACGACGGCCTCTGA